The candidate division WOR-3 bacterium genomic interval GAAATTCAATGAAACGAACTCGGCTAACTGATATGCGACCCTTATATCCGCATATAAGATAATACACCGCAAAACCAGTGCCTAATTGTAGTTAGAATAAACCAGGCAAAGACCTAAGAGGGGGTTAGCCCCGGGCTAGCCCCTATTTACTTCAACTTCTTAACAAATTTTGTATTAATACTATGAGATTTATAAGGTTAGACTAATTATGTCTATTCGGTAGTAAAGTACTTGTCTAAAAATACTTCTCGGATTCTTTTCAGTTCTGACCGAGGAAAAACTCTTAGTAGTTTCCAACCTAAATCCAAGGTTTGTTCAATGGTTCGGTCTTCGTATTCTCCTTGAGAAACATATTCTTTTTCAAAGGTTTGGGCAAATTCTAAATAGATTTTATCCATTTCTGATAATGCGGCTTCACCTAAGATTACTTTGAGTTCTTCGGCTTCTTTACCTCGAGCATAAGCGGCAAATAGTTGATTGAACAAATCAGGATGGTCTTCGCGTGTTTTTCCTTTACCAATGCCACGGTCTTTAAGTCGAGATAATGAAGGCAGAACATCAATTGGTGGCGAAATTCCTTTTTTGTGTAAAGAACGCGAAAGAATAATCTGGCCTTCGGTAATATAACCAGTTAAGTCAGGTATGGGATGGGTCTTATCATCTTCAGGCATTGTTAAAACCGGCATCATTGTAATTGAGCCGGGTTTGCCTTTTATTCTTCCGCAGCGCTCATAGATTGTGGCTAAATCAGTATAAAGATAACCGGGATAACCTCTTCGACCTGGAACTTCTTTTCGAGCAGTTGAAATTTCCCGTAGTGCTTCGCAATAATTAGTTAAATCAGAAAGAATCACTAAGACATGCATATTACACTTGAATGCCAAATATTCTGCAGCGGTAAGCGCACATCGGGGAGTAGCAATGCGCTCAATTGCTGGTTCATTTGCTAAATTTAAGAAAAAGACCGTTCGGGCTAATGCGCCGGAATTACTCAAATCCTCAATAAAATATTGGGCTTCTTCGAAAGTAATTCCCATTGCTCCAAAAACAATCGCAAAATCACTGTTTTCTTTAGTCGTATCTGAAGTCAAAACTTTTGCTTGTCGGATAATTTGGGCGACTAATCGGTTGTGAGGTAATCCTGACCCAGAGAAAATTGGTAGTTTCTGACCCCGTACCAAGGTGTTCAATCCATCGATTGCGGAAATGCCAGTTTGAATAAATTCATTCGGATATTCTCGGGCATAAGGATTAATCGGCGAACCAGTAATATCCTGCCAATGCTCAGGAATAATTTCAGGACCGCCATCGCGAGGTTTACCTAATCCAGAAAATATCCGTCCTAAGATATTGAGGCTGAGTCCTAAACTAATACCTTTGCCCAAAAATCTAATTTTCGTCTTTTCAACATCAACTCCCGTAGTTCCTTCAAAAACTTGAATCAGGGCTTTATCTTCAAAAACTTCTAATACCTGACCATTACGAACTGTGTTATCTTCTAAAACAATCTCCACTAATTCCAAATATTTTACATTAGCCGTATTTTCTACTAAAACCAAAGGACCGGAAATCTGTTTAATTGTTCGATACTCTAACATAATTCAGTCTCTGCTGTTTATTTTAACTCTTCATCAATATCTTGTTTTAGTTCTAATATTTTCTGAAGTTCGGTCTCTGGCGTAAATTTCATTCGAGCAATCTTTTCTCGAATTGGTAATTTCTCAATCTCATTAATTTTCTCTAATTGTTTTTCTTGAGGCGTCTTATCTAAAATATTACGGGCTTTTTCATAAAAATAGAGAATAATTTTCAGCATGGCTGATTGTTTTTCAATTGATGTATAGGTATCAATATCTAAAAAAGCATTCTGGTGCAAGAAGTCTTCCCGAATTGAGCGGGCAATTTCCAGAATTAATCGGTCTTGAGGTGTTAAAGTGTCTTTGCCGACCAATCGGACAATCTCTTCTAATTCGGCTTCTCTTTCTAACAAGTAAAGTGCGTGTTCCACCTCTTTAGGAAAAACTGCACTCAAATTTTCTTCAAAATATTTTCGCAGACTCTCTGAATATAGTGAATAAGATGTTAACCAAGAGATCGCTGGAAAATGCCGCTTAAAGGCTAATTTATCTTCAAGGCTCCAAAAGACTTTAACCACTCTTAAGGTTGCTTGAACCACTGGGTCAGACAAATCACCGCCTGGTGGTGAAACGGAACCGATTACAGACAATGCACCGTATCGACAATCTTGACCTAAGGTTTCGACTTTGCCGGCGCGTTCGTAGAATTCAGCAATTCTTGCTGGCAGATATGCTGGATAACCTTCTTCTCCAGGCATCTCTTCTAACCGTCCGGAAATTTCACGTAGCGCTTCTGCCCAGCGTGAAGTCGAATCCGCTTGTAAGGCGACGGAATATCCCATATCACGAAAATATTCGCCAATGGTAATTCCGGTATAGATTGATGCTTCTCGGGCAGCAACTGGCATATTTGAGGTATTAGCAATTAAAACAGTTCGTTTCATCAACGGTTCCCCGGATTTGGGGTCTTTGAGTTCAGGAAATTCTAAAAGCACACTTGCCATTTCATTTCCTCGTTCTCCACAACCAATGAAAATAATGATTTGTGCATCAGCCCATTTAGCAAATTGATGCTGAATCACAGTTTTACCTGAGCCAAATGGTCCAGGGACACAGGCCGTGCCGCCTTTTCCAATCGGAAAGAATGCATCAATGATTCTTTGGCCAGTTAAAAGTGGTTCATCTGGCGGAAGTTTTCGTTTATAAGGTCTTGGCCGACGCACCGGCCATTTTTGTAACATTGTTATTGGTTTAATACCATCTCTGGTCTTCACTTCAGCAACTGTTTCCTTAATGGTAAAATCTCCTTGTCTAATTGAAACTAATTCACCTTGAATGCCATATGGAATCATTATCTTATGTTTCACTAAGACAGTCTCTTCAACTTCACCAATTATGTCTCCAGCAACTACTTTCTCGCCAATTTTTTTAGTTGGAATAAAGTGCCATTTTTTATTAGTGTCCAGGGATGGCACTTCAATTCCCCGTGGCACAAAATCACCGTGTTCTTGATAAATAATATCCAATGGCCTTTGAATTCCATCATAAATTGAACCGATTAGGCCGGGCCCAAGTTCAACCATTAAAGGGGTAAAGAGCGGTTCCACTGGTTCACCTGGTCCAATACCATCGGTCTCTTCGTAAACTTGGATTGATGCTAAATCACCTTTCAATTCAATAATTTCGCCGATCAATCGTTTATCCGAAACCCGGCAAATATCATACATTTTGCTTTGACTCATTCCTTTGGCCACGACTAAAGGACCAGCAACTTTAATTATTGTGCCCATAAATTAGAGTGATATAATACAGAGACGCAAAGACACAAAAAAGAGAGAGCGGTACGGAGTTTCTCTTGCAATCTCGTGTCTCATTAGCAGAAAACTTCTGTTTCATTTTTTTAACAAGTCAGTTCCTGTGGCTTTTTTGACAATTTCCCTAATGCGTTCTTCAGATACTTTTTCTTCAAGTGAAGGCAAAGCAACAAAACAAGGCAGAGGACTTTTACTAAATTGACTTATCAAATCTTTTAGCACTGGAAATATTTCTGGCGTAAAAAATATTACTTTATTTTCAATTAAAGCCTTTTCGACTGAGGCTCGGGCTGATTGTAAATCACAAGGATAAATCTTAAAACCTAATGCCCGATACGGTAGAATTGTATCTTTATCTCCTATAATTGCTATCATTTTCTTAATAATAGACTAAAGTAACCAGAGAAATATCTTAAAATACCATTGCTGATATAGCAGAATTATATCTCTATGATATAGCAGAATTATATCTCTATCACCTAAAATTGCAATCATTTCTCTATAAGTATATCACATTGACGAACCATAGAGCGCACAGAGAAAAAGAAAATCTAAATTTATTTCTCTGATGTCTTGGTATCTTCGTCGTAAAATTAAATATAACCAACTGCGAAATTTTCATAATATCCAAGCGACACTTTCTCGCATCAATTCTTTTGGGGTATTAGATAAAATTCCATAAAATATTTGCTTTAAGTTTTTCAGTTCCGTATCCCGAACCAGATAATAACCGACCAAAGGCTCATAGCCGAAAGTTGCAAAACGAGATAGATATAAAACCTTTTGCTTTTTTTCTTCGATTCGACGTTCAAGTCTGCGAAATGAATTTTTGTTCAATAGATAATTAACACCATCTTCAATTGCATCTTGATATTTAATACTATTAATCCAGCGTAAGATTCCATCCCAATTTTCATCAAATAGGCCTAAAAACACCTGTAATGGAATACCGCCGCCCCTAAGATAAATGTTAGTATATGTTATACTTTGATTTTTAGTATCTTGTTTTTCTTTTTCTGCAAAATATTTTATTCGCACGAAATTTCTAATATTTTCTAAATCAAAAGTGGTAATAAAATACTGATTAAGAAACTCATTGTCAAGAGCGTATAAGATAGCGATAATGCGCTGTGTCTGTTTTATTGGCGTCTTTAAGAAAAGTTCTTTGACCAATGGCTCATGACAATATTGGGCAAAGAATTTATGATTTTCCTCTAAGTTTTGCTTAAGAAGATACTCAATCATTTTTGTTTTTGACGGAAATTCTTTTTCTGACACATCGGCTTGGTCACGCTCTTTGACTAATGAAAGCAATCCATCTTCACTATCAGCATCAATAATTTTCTCGAAATCACTACGCTTGAGCAGTTTACTTTCTCGAGCCCGGACTCGACCAATGGCAAATCCATAATCACTAATATTTGAGAATCTAATCATTTATTAAGTAATCCCATAAATTCATCTTTTTCTAATAAGATTTTAGTCTGTACAATTTCATATTAATAATAAGACAATTTTTATAAATGAATGGTGTCATCCAGTAGTTTTCGAAATCCGTCTTTTAGTAATAAGTCTTTAACTTGTTCAATATCATCTTGATATAAACGGTCCTTGGTAATAAATGGCACTTTATCGGAAAATATCTTATAAAATTTATCTAACTTTGAAGGCACTTTATATTTTGCCAGTTCAATAGCTTGCCGGGCACAGATTATTTCAATAGCCAAAATCGTAAGAACATTCTCTAAAATTTTTTGAACTTTATTGCACGCGGTCATTCCCATACTAACAAAATCTTCTTGGGATGCTGAAGTTGAAACTGACTGAATTGAAGCCGGATGACTTAAGACCTTATTTTCGGCACAAAGTGCGCCCGCTAAAACTTGTAACATCATCAACCCTGAGTTCACTCCGGCGTCCTTGACTAAAAATGGTGGTAACCCAGAAAGTTTATCATCCAAAAGCCGGAAAATTCTCCGTTCTGAAATAAGCCCTAAAGTCGTTAATCCCACTGCCAAACAATCCATTGCTAAAGATAATGCCTGTCCATGAAAATTACCTCCGGAAATAATTGTGTTATCAACAATGATTGGATTATCTGTAACTGAGTTTAGTTCAGTAGTGACAATCTGCTTTGCAAAATTTATCGCCATCTTTACGGCGCCACTCACCTGAGGGATACATCGTAAAGAATACGCGTCCTGAACTTGTTTTTTGTTAGGAGTGTATCCGGATAATAATTTCAAGAGAGTTTTGGCAGTAATAGTTTGTTCTGGATGGGGTTTAAGATTCATTATTCTCAAATCAAAAGGTTCGATTTTCCCTTGTAATGCGACTATGCTCATTGCCGAGGCAATATCGTTAATTTTCGTCAAATACCTTGCTTCGGATACAACCCAAACACCGGATGCACTCATTACCTCAGTACCATTGATTAATGCGAGTCCTTCTTTTGGCTCTAAATTTAATGGATTTATTCCGGCTCGCTTAAAAACCGATTTTGTTGGCATCATTTTATTTTGATACCACACCTTACCATAACCCAAAAGTGTCAGCGCAATAAAGGCTAAAGGAGCTAAATCACCAGAAGCACCCACTGAACCGGTCTCAGGAACCAAAGGTACAATATCTTTATTTAACATCGTCAACAGAAGATTAATCAATTGCGGTCTAACGCCGGAATACCCTTTGGCCAACATATTGGCTCTTAAAAACATTGCGGTTCGAACAATCTCTTTTTTTATAAAAGAGCCGGCACCAACCGCATGGGATAAAATTAAGTTTTTTTGCAGGTCTTTGATGTTATCTTCTTCCAATAAGATATTAGCCAACGCACCAAAACCCGTATTTACTCCATAAACCGGCGTTTTCCCTTTTGCTACTTGATTAACCAGAGAATGAGATTTTATAATCTGGGCAATACTCTTCTTGTTCAAACCAACATTTGTTCTATTTTGAGCAACTGCTTTAATTGTTTCAAAATCTAATTGTGGCTGTGGAATCAGTACCATTTTAATTGCCTTACTTTATTCGGTTAAACTTCATATTTATTTTCAACAACGAAACATCATTGTTATACCTTTTTTATAAATATTCTTCACTATTAATCTATGTAGCATAACAACATTTATTTAACTGTCAAGTAAAAAATGGGACTTTGAAAAATCGCCAAGATGGAAGAGAAACGGAAACTTCTTAATGCCAGAGTTTAATCCTGTGAAAATCCTTTTGCTTTGGGCAATTGTTTATTTACGGTGACCTTTGTTTTTTTATGCTAAGGCTTACATTGGTATCGTTGTGCTTTTTGCATTTAATGATTAAAAGAAATTTTTCTGAAGCTCGCTATACTTTGTCTGCGTACAATTTGTCAAACGTAAAAATTATAAAAATAGTGTGCGACCGCAGGTTTTAATTTATCTACCTTCAATTTTTTTTCGACCAATAATAATCTTAAAAACTTCAAACCAAAGAATACTTACTACCGCCGCAATAACTGATGCAAACAGAAGAAGTGGAGAGGGTGGTGCGAATCGAAATATCTTGTTGAGTCCTGGAATATAGAGTGTTAAGCCCAAAGAGAGAATTGTGATACCAAATATCCAACGCAGTGCATAGTTTTTTGTCGTAAAGAGTTTATTCCAAAATGGTCTAGTCCAAGACCGGTTAGCAAGAATTAAACCCAGATTAGTCACCACAATTGTAGTAAAACCCAAAGCCCTTGCTTCCGCATCACCATGTCCCTGATAGTATATATAGAGATATACACCAATGACTGCTAACATTGCGATAAAACCCTGAAGAAAACTTATCAAAATATTTTTTTTGCTGAATAATGGTTCTTTAATACTAACCGGTGGCCGATTCATAATATCTTCCTCACCTGGCTCTGCTTCAAATACAATTGAACATACTGGGTCAATAATCAATTCCAAAAATGCAATATGAATTGGCAAAAGCACCAATGGCCAATGAAATAAAACTGGTAAAAACGATAATCCGGCAATTGGCACATGGACGGCTAAAATATAAGACATTGCTTTTTTCAAATTATCTAAAATTCGTCGTCCCATTTTAATTGCTTTGACAATTGATGAAAAATCATCATCTAATATAACGAGTGCCGAAGCTTCGCGAGCCACATCAGTGCCACGACCGCCCATAGCAATACCAATATGAGCTGACTTTAGTGCAATCGCATCATTAACACCATCTCCAGTCATTACAGTGATTTCGCCATTTTCTTTTAACGCCTGAACAATACGCAATTTTTGTTCGGGTAGAATGCGGGCAAAGACATTAGTTGTTTTTATTCTCTCCCTTAATTCGCTATCCGTCATTTGTTCTAATTCTGAGCCGGTAATAACTTGATCCGGAGCGCAAATACCAATTTGACGAGCAATATGTTGTGCAGTCTGGGGATAATCTCCGGTTATCATAATTACCCGAATTTTAGCATGATAACATTCTTTTACTGATTCGCTGACATTTGGCCGCACTGGGTCTTTTAAACCAATTAAACCTAAAAACTCAAACTTAAAATCATGTTGTCCATCTGGAAGTTCATTTTTAGTATCCGATACCATAGATTGGGGAAGTGTCTTATGGAATTTAGCGCGTGCGACACCTATCACCCGAAGTCCATCATTTGCCATCAGATTAATGGTTTGGTTTAGTTTATCAATTTCATCGCAATTCAAGTGACATAAATCAAATATGGCTTCTGGCGCCCCCTTGGCTGCAATCAAATAATCTTCTTTGTCTGGCGATTGCCAAACATTGGAAAGAGCCATCAAGTCTTTAGATAAAGGATATTCACGAATATGTAACCAGTTGTCGTGAAAATGTTCTGTATTCGATAAAGTGTAAACACCAAGACTTCTTATGGCTTTTTCCATTGGGTCAAAGGGGTCTTTTTGGCTGGCAAGAATTGCATATTCAATCAATTCGTGAAAAGTTTCCGGTAGATAAGTATTTTGTTTATTCTCGATATTATAAAAGCAACCCGCAGCAAAAATTCGTTGGACCTTCATCTGATTAAGTGTTAAAGTGCCAGTTTTATCCACACACAAGACAGTCGCAGAACCTAAAGTTTGAATTGCTTTGATTCGACGAGTAAGAATACCATATTTTGACATTCGCCAAGCCCCTAAGGCTAAAAATATTGTTAACACCACTAAAAACTCCTCTGGCAATATTGCCATGGCTAAAGTAATACCAGCGAGAAATGCATGCAACCAATCTTTCCGACTCAATCCATAAACGATAACTACAGCAATAGACAAGATAACTCCCAGAAGCAGAAAATCATGGACTAATCGACGAGTCTGCTTTTGTATGGGTGTTTCTTCAGGTTCTAAGGTCTTTAGGGTTTTACCAATTTTACCAATTTCACTCCTAATACCTGTGGCGACAACATAGCCGATACCAGTTCCTTGCACGACTAAGGTTCCGGAATAAACAAAAGGTAGATTATCCCCTCCGGGAGGTTTCAATGGAATATTAATTTCGCCAGCAATTTTTCTTACCGGCACTGATTCGCCAGTTAAAATCGATTCATCAACTACAAGATTTGTTTCCGAAATTACTACAGCATCTGCCGGCACCCGGTCGCCTTCTTTCAACACGATAATATCACCTCGAACAACTTCACGGCCAGCAATTCTTTTCTGTTTTCCTTCCCGAATTACTAATGCCCGAGGACTCGTTAAGTCTCGCAAGGCGGAAAGTGTCCGTTCAGTTTTTCTTTCCTGATAAAATGTAATGCCCAAAACCACAAAAACAAAACCTAAAAGCATCAATGCATCCATCGTATTACCAAAGATGAGATAAACGAGTCCACTTGCAATTAATAATAACATCATAGGTTCTTTAATAATATCCAAGGCAATTTTTAATACATTACGGTCTTGAGATGTCGGAAGCGAATTAAAGCCCTCTATTCTGAGCCGATTTAATGCTTCGGTCTCGGATAATCCTCGGATATTATTAAGGTTTAAATTAGACATAAAATACCAAATTATTGTGTCTAAAATTAAAATAAATAAGAAAAGCCCACAAAAATTGACAAAATGTAATTGGACATCATTGAAAAATGTAACATACGGCACGCATCTGTATCAGCAAAACATAGTAAAACTTAAAGTAAAAAATACAAAAACCAAAATGACATATCAAAATACAAATAACATCCTTTTTGCATTTTACACGTTCATCTTGATATTTGATATTTAGTAGGCTTCTGTCTTGTTTAACCATTAAATTTATGTTAACTATTGCATACTTACCGAGTATTAACATAAGTTTGAATAACAAATGATTAACGGTAGATTTTACTAATGGTCGCAAGCCATTGTTTTTTATGCTGATGATTCGCAACTAAAAACAAAGCGCCATAATCAGCAATATATTCTCCCAAAGGTGTAATTTCAACAACCAGTTGTTTGGAGAAAACACCTTCACAAAATTTAGATGATATTACTTTCTTTTTAATTAACTCTAAATAGCCGGGATTATTGAAAATAACTCTTCCTCCCAGACCGAATCTTTCGATATCGTGAATGTGGGAGATACTAACTAATACTTTTGCCAAGCGGTCTGCTGCAGTTTCAATGAGATAATAGGCGAATTGGTCAGTTTTCCGCTTCTTTTTATCAAGATTAGCCAATTTGAAAATCCTTTCCGATGTCAATTCCTGCTTATTATAAAGACTGATAAGTCGAGATTTTTTTACGATTTGAGACAGGTCATATTTATTTTGCGTTCGAATTTTTTCAAAGACACTTAATTCATTAAATGTATTAGGTTCATTAAAATAAATATCTAAAATTCTCACCGCCTGTTTTCTAACACCTTCCCCGGAGGCAAATGTCTCCAGACAGCCATAAGCACCGCATCCGCAAGCTAATTTTAACCCCGGGAAATAACCATCAATAAGAATGTGGCCAATTTCATCTAAATCTCGTTTTGGACCACCACCACCAATTCCTGTGCTAATCGTAACATAAAAAGTCTTATTAGGGTCAAGACCTTTTTGATGATAATAACTGGCTTGGGCAATCCCAGCGGCGGTTGCATCATTTTCAATGACGATTTTAATTCGATTCGAAAATATTTTTTTTAATCTTGATACCAGATCAATCTTACAATACTTATCCTTATCAGAATCAGATTTTAATCGGATGTTGGCACCAATAAAAGTATTATCGCACTCTATTTTACCAGCAACCGATATTCCGATACCAGCTACTTGTGTTTTTTTTATACTCATCTCTTGAAGATAATCTGCTAATTTACTAATGATATATTCAGTGATTTTCTCCACATTACAAAGTTGCTTATTTGAAGTAGGTATTAACTCTTTATTGTTTTGACAAAATGGACTTAGGTAGATTCTTTTAGAACATTTACCCCCAAATAGGTTGATATTCCCGGTTTCGGGTTCGGCTAAAACAAATCTGAGATAACTGCCGCCTAAGTCAACACCTAATAAATATTTTTTCATTCAGGTGAATTTTTATATAATTCATTTTTCTTGTTATACTTATAATCTTTCTTATTACTGTTGAACATTACATTATTATTATTTAATTCAATGTCTTTCTTTATTGCGATTAAACATTATTTTGAATCTATTGTGAAAAAACGAATATTAAAACATATTGGTATTTATTATAAATAACTAAATAACGCTATATTGGTAAGGTTAATATTGCACTTGATATTTTGTACCTTAAATTACGAACCAAGATAATTGGTTTCATTTTTATATTTAGTTAAAAACATTGCAATAAAATTGTTAGATAATCTTAATTAATTATTCGTATTGACTAATTGTCTTTATAACCTCCTCGGCTGATTTTGCTTCTAAGAGATTTTTTCGGGCTTCGTCTTTTCTCAATAATCGGGAAAGTCGGGCTAAAGTCATAATGTATTCGGTTTTTTTATCTTCAGGCGCTGCTATAAGAAAAATCAAATACGAAGGTTGACCGTCCAGGCTGGAAAAATCTACTCCAGAGAGAGACCTTCCAAAAACTAATGCAATATTTTTGACCGCTTTGGTTCGAGCATGGGGAATTGCAACTCCCTGTCCAATACCAGTACTTTCTAAATTTTCGCGTTTTAAGATTGCCGCAAAAAACTCTTCAGTATCTGTT includes:
- a CDS encoding cation-translocating P-type ATPase, encoding MSNLNLNNIRGLSETEALNRLRIEGFNSLPTSQDRNVLKIALDIIKEPMMLLLIASGLVYLIFGNTMDALMLLGFVFVVLGITFYQERKTERTLSALRDLTSPRALVIREGKQKRIAGREVVRGDIIVLKEGDRVPADAVVISETNLVVDESILTGESVPVRKIAGEINIPLKPPGGDNLPFVYSGTLVVQGTGIGYVVATGIRSEIGKIGKTLKTLEPEETPIQKQTRRLVHDFLLLGVILSIAVVIVYGLSRKDWLHAFLAGITLAMAILPEEFLVVLTIFLALGAWRMSKYGILTRRIKAIQTLGSATVLCVDKTGTLTLNQMKVQRIFAAGCFYNIENKQNTYLPETFHELIEYAILASQKDPFDPMEKAIRSLGVYTLSNTEHFHDNWLHIREYPLSKDLMALSNVWQSPDKEDYLIAAKGAPEAIFDLCHLNCDEIDKLNQTINLMANDGLRVIGVARAKFHKTLPQSMVSDTKNELPDGQHDFKFEFLGLIGLKDPVRPNVSESVKECYHAKIRVIMITGDYPQTAQHIARQIGICAPDQVITGSELEQMTDSELRERIKTTNVFARILPEQKLRIVQALKENGEITVMTGDGVNDAIALKSAHIGIAMGGRGTDVAREASALVILDDDFSSIVKAIKMGRRILDNLKKAMSYILAVHVPIAGLSFLPVLFHWPLVLLPIHIAFLELIIDPVCSIVFEAEPGEEDIMNRPPVSIKEPLFSKKNILISFLQGFIAMLAVIGVYLYIYYQGHGDAEARALGFTTIVVTNLGLILANRSWTRPFWNKLFTTKNYALRWIFGITILSLGLTLYIPGLNKIFRFAPPSPLLLFASVIAAVVSILWFEVFKIIIGRKKIEGR
- a CDS encoding V-type ATPase subunit translates to MIRFSNISDYGFAIGRVRARESKLLKRSDFEKIIDADSEDGLLSLVKERDQADVSEKEFPSKTKMIEYLLKQNLEENHKFFAQYCHEPLVKELFLKTPIKQTQRIIAILYALDNEFLNQYFITTFDLENIRNFVRIKYFAEKEKQDTKNQSITYTNIYLRGGGIPLQVFLGLFDENWDGILRWINSIKYQDAIEDGVNYLLNKNSFRRLERRIEEKKQKVLYLSRFATFGYEPLVGYYLVRDTELKNLKQIFYGILSNTPKELMRESVAWIL
- the hutH gene encoding histidine ammonia-lyase; the protein is MVLIPQPQLDFETIKAVAQNRTNVGLNKKSIAQIIKSHSLVNQVAKGKTPVYGVNTGFGALANILLEEDNIKDLQKNLILSHAVGAGSFIKKEIVRTAMFLRANMLAKGYSGVRPQLINLLLTMLNKDIVPLVPETGSVGASGDLAPLAFIALTLLGYGKVWYQNKMMPTKSVFKRAGINPLNLEPKEGLALINGTEVMSASGVWVVSEARYLTKINDIASAMSIVALQGKIEPFDLRIMNLKPHPEQTITAKTLLKLLSGYTPNKKQVQDAYSLRCIPQVSGAVKMAINFAKQIVTTELNSVTDNPIIVDNTIISGGNFHGQALSLAMDCLAVGLTTLGLISERRIFRLLDDKLSGLPPFLVKDAGVNSGLMMLQVLAGALCAENKVLSHPASIQSVSTSASQEDFVSMGMTACNKVQKILENVLTILAIEIICARQAIELAKYKVPSKLDKFYKIFSDKVPFITKDRLYQDDIEQVKDLLLKDGFRKLLDDTIHL
- a CDS encoding V-type ATP synthase subunit B, giving the protein MMLEYRTIKQISGPLVLVENTANVKYLELVEIVLEDNTVRNGQVLEVFEDKALIQVFEGTTGVDVEKTKIRFLGKGISLGLSLNILGRIFSGLGKPRDGGPEIIPEHWQDITGSPINPYAREYPNEFIQTGISAIDGLNTLVRGQKLPIFSGSGLPHNRLVAQIIRQAKVLTSDTTKENSDFAIVFGAMGITFEEAQYFIEDLSNSGALARTVFFLNLANEPAIERIATPRCALTAAEYLAFKCNMHVLVILSDLTNYCEALREISTARKEVPGRRGYPGYLYTDLATIYERCGRIKGKPGSITMMPVLTMPEDDKTHPIPDLTGYITEGQIILSRSLHKKGISPPIDVLPSLSRLKDRGIGKGKTREDHPDLFNQLFAAYARGKEAEELKVILGEAALSEMDKIYLEFAQTFEKEYVSQGEYEDRTIEQTLDLGWKLLRVFPRSELKRIREVFLDKYFTTE
- a CDS encoding PTS sugar transporter subunit IIA, with the translated sequence MQKISEFLSPDTIILDVKSNEKIEVIKELSQVLIDKNIITDTEEFFAAILKRENLESTGIGQGVAIPHARTKAVKNIALVFGRSLSGVDFSSLDGQPSYLIFLIAAPEDKKTEYIMTLARLSRLLRKDEARKNLLEAKSAEEVIKTISQYE
- a CDS encoding ROK family protein, producing the protein MKKYLLGVDLGGSYLRFVLAEPETGNINLFGGKCSKRIYLSPFCQNNKELIPTSNKQLCNVEKITEYIISKLADYLQEMSIKKTQVAGIGISVAGKIECDNTFIGANIRLKSDSDKDKYCKIDLVSRLKKIFSNRIKIVIENDATAAGIAQASYYHQKGLDPNKTFYVTISTGIGGGGPKRDLDEIGHILIDGYFPGLKLACGCGAYGCLETFASGEGVRKQAVRILDIYFNEPNTFNELSVFEKIRTQNKYDLSQIVKKSRLISLYNKQELTSERIFKLANLDKKKRKTDQFAYYLIETAADRLAKVLVSISHIHDIERFGLGGRVIFNNPGYLELIKKKVISSKFCEGVFSKQLVVEITPLGEYIADYGALFLVANHQHKKQWLATISKIYR
- a CDS encoding V-type ATP synthase subunit A produces the protein MGTIIKVAGPLVVAKGMSQSKMYDICRVSDKRLIGEIIELKGDLASIQVYEETDGIGPGEPVEPLFTPLMVELGPGLIGSIYDGIQRPLDIIYQEHGDFVPRGIEVPSLDTNKKWHFIPTKKIGEKVVAGDIIGEVEETVLVKHKIMIPYGIQGELVSIRQGDFTIKETVAEVKTRDGIKPITMLQKWPVRRPRPYKRKLPPDEPLLTGQRIIDAFFPIGKGGTACVPGPFGSGKTVIQHQFAKWADAQIIIFIGCGERGNEMASVLLEFPELKDPKSGEPLMKRTVLIANTSNMPVAAREASIYTGITIGEYFRDMGYSVALQADSTSRWAEALREISGRLEEMPGEEGYPAYLPARIAEFYERAGKVETLGQDCRYGALSVIGSVSPPGGDLSDPVVQATLRVVKVFWSLEDKLAFKRHFPAISWLTSYSLYSESLRKYFEENLSAVFPKEVEHALYLLEREAELEEIVRLVGKDTLTPQDRLILEIARSIREDFLHQNAFLDIDTYTSIEKQSAMLKIILYFYEKARNILDKTPQEKQLEKINEIEKLPIREKIARMKFTPETELQKILELKQDIDEELK